Genomic segment of Paenalkalicoccus suaedae:
TCATTTCGACCAAACGCTCCTTTATAAGCATAATGATAGTATTTACATTGAGGATAAAGGGTTATATGTCAGAGCCAATCATGATGTTACCTTTCCACTTAATGCAGATGAAAAAACGACAGTGCGCTCTCAAATCAAGCTCATACAAGGTGCTACAAATGAATATTCAAGAAATCGTCCAATTGGATTTATTAGCTTTTACTATGACGACATTGAAATAACAAGGCTTCCGTTGTATCTATCTGAAGCCCCTTTATCAGAGAGACTTCAGCATAATTTCCTTCGTATGCACGGGGCTTACGATCATGATTAATGTTATTTGGATTGTCATGATCTTAATCGGCGTAGGGTACGCAGGATTAACCGGAACAATGGAGAATGTAAATGCTGCCATTATGACGAGCTCTAAAGATGCTGTCAGCCTTTGTATCGCGTTTATAGGCATACTTGCTTTTTGGCTTGGAATCATGAATATCGCAGAACGAGCTGGACTTATACACATGATTGGAGGTATATTAAGACCTTTATTAGTTCGCATATTCCCAGATATTCCTCCAAAGCATCCTGCTCTCGGATACATAGTCTCAAATATTAGTGCGAATATGCTTGGCTTAGGGAATGCTGCGACACCTATGGGAATTAAAGCGATGCAGTCATTAAAAGAACTTGGTGGGAATAGCGATGAAGCAACTCCATCTATGGTCACGTTGCTTGCTATAAATACAGCAAGCATTACGTTAATTCCTACCACGGTGATCGCCATTAGGTCGGAATATGGTGCTGCAAACCCAACCGATATCATTTTAGCGACAATTTTAGCCACAACAGTGTCTACGACAGCCGCTCTCACAATTGATCGCTTTTTTAGGTGGAAGCGAGGTATTGTATGAGTGCAGCTTGGTTAATTCCACTCATCGTAAGCGGAATTCTATTATTAGCGCTTAAAAAGCGATTGCCTGCATACGAGCTCTTTGTAGAAGGTGCTAAAGAAGGGGTCGATCTCTCTTTTCGGCTCATCCCTTTTATAGTGGGGATGAGTGTTGCCATTGCCGTTTTAAGAGAGTCGGGTGCATTATTTGCTTTTGGGAGCATGCTATCACCAATTCTTAGCTTTATCGGAGTGCCAGAAGAAGTGGTACCTCTTGCGCTAATGCGACCTATTTCAGGGTCAGGTGCGCTTGCTATTACAGCAGATCTTAATAAAACGTACGGTCCAGACTCGTTTATTGCCACAGTTGCTTCTGTTATGCAAGGGAGTACAGATACCACACTATATGTCTTAACCGTATACTTTGGAGCGGTAGGAATTAAAAAAATGGGACATGCATTAAAGGTTGGACTGTTAGCTGACTTGTCCGGAATGATTGCGGCTATTATCATCGTTAGCTATTTATTTACGTAAACGAAGAAAGCAAACTCACAAAATGAGCTTGCTTTCTTTTTGTTTCATTGTCAGGCGACGTGAATAAGAGTACAATTAGAGATTGATTATGTTAATGGTAAAATATCGAGCATGAAAAATGCGAGCGATAAATAGGAGGACAATTTATATGGAACGTGTACAAAAGGTTATTGCAAACGCAGGAATAGCGTCAAGGCGTAAAGCGGAAGAGCTAATTACAAAAGGAAGAGTCTCAGTAAATGGTGTTCAAATCACAGAGCTTGGTACAAAAGTAGATCCAATGCAGGATGAAGTGAGCGTAGACGGTGTACCTATTCATAAGGAGGAGCCTGTTTATTATCTTCTTTATAAGCCAACAGGCGTCATTTCTTCTGTTAGCGATGATAAAAATCGTAAGGTCGTAACGGATTTCCTTCCAACTGAAAGCAGAATTTATCCAATTGGAAGACTAGACTATGATACGTCTGGATTAATTTTACTTACAAATGATGGCGATTTTGCTAACATACTGATGCACCCAAAGTATCGCATTAATAAAACGTATGTAGCAAAGGTAGAAGGTGTGCCTGAACGTGAAGATTTAAAAAAGTTGCAGCACGGGATTAAACTCGATGATCGCAAAACGTCTCCAGCTAAAGTAAAGATTGTTAAACAGGATAGAACAAAAGGAACCGCAATTTTAGAAATCACGATTCATGAAGGAAGAAATAGACAGGTAAGACGTATGCTAGAGGCTATTGGTCATCCAGTTATTAAGTTAAAGCGTGAGCAATATGGCTTTTTAACGCTTCATGGATTAAACGCTGGAGAGTATAGAGAGCTTAAGCCTCATGAGGTGAAAAAGCTACGTGAATTAGCCGTCACATAACTTTCACACTTTAAAACAGGTAAAAACTATGTCAATTTAATTTCCGGTGGTAAGATGGAAATGTGAGAATGATTGAAAAAAGAGGGATGTCACATGAAAAAACGTAGACTGTGGATTCGCTCCTCGATCCTATTTGTTATGGTTCTAGCAATTGGCTACACGTTTTACAACCACTTTTCTGAAGATAGAGGGTTAGTAGATGCAGGCGATTTTGCACCTAACTTTGTATTAGAGGATTTAGATGGTAATCGGCTAGAGCTCTCTGACCTACAAGGACAGGGTGTGTATGTAAACTTCTGGGCGACGTATTGTACGTACTGTAGAGATAAAATGGGTTATTTGCAGGAAGTCCATGATGAGTATGCAGAGAAGGGCGTCCAAATTGTCAATATTAACGTTGACGAGACAACACTACAAGTAGAACGACATAAACAACGTTATGGGTTAGATTACCCGCTTTATATTGATCGAAATATGCTCGTTGGGAACGCATACGGTGTAGCGGTCCTTCCTTCTGTGTTTTTAATTGATGAGACAGGAGAGGTTGTTGAGCATGAGGTGGGAGGAAAAACAAGAGAGCACGTTTTAGCATCTCTTGATGACCTAGTACCTAGTAGCAATTAATGGGGGAGAACTATGGAGAAAGTAAAATGTGAGTGTGGGCATGTTAACCCATACGGTACGTATTTATGCGGCTCCTGCGGGAAGCCCTTGATTGATGAGGGAAAGCTTGCAAACATGCGCTACGAAGGTGTTGCAAGACGTTCTCAAACATATAAAAAATCAATCGTTGATAAAGTGTGGAATTTCTTTTCATCTGTAAAAGTCGGAATCTGGATTATTGTCCTTTTACTTGTTACCTCTTCCTTTGGGACGTTGTTCCCTCAAGAGATGTATATTCCACCGGGCGAAGATCCTACGGTCTATTACTCTCAAGAATATGGAGTAGCGGGTCAGATTTATTATCAGCTTGGATTCCATAATTTGTATAGCTCATGGTGGTACATGCTACTCATTGCTGCACTAGGAGTGTCGCTCGTTATTGCTTCTTTGGACCGAGCAGTTCCGCTTTATAAAGCGCTTAAAAAGCAGCGTGTCACACGTCACGAAGCGTTTCTTAAAAAGCAACGCGTATTCGGTGAGGCAGAGGCTTCTGTGTCTCAGGATGATCAGTTTGAGCAGGCAAAACAGATACTTAAAGATAAGCGCTATAAGCTAAAAGAGGAGAACGGAAACCTTCTTGCTGAAAAAGGACGATTCTCTAGATGGGGTCCGTATGTAAACCACGTTGGTCTTATTATCTTTTTAATTGGTGGCATGCTTCGTTTCTTCCCAGGGATGTATTTAGATGATTACATTTGGGTGCGTGAGGGAGAAACAGAAGTAATACGTGGAACGGACGGAGAGTACTTCTTACGCAATAACGAATTCTTTATCGAATTGTATGATGAAGAAGACGAGATGTTTGCAGATGCAATAGCGAGACAAGGGTCTCCTGTTGTTCAAACCTTCCAAACATCCGCTACACTTTTAAAGCGTTCAAATGAAGGCGCACTAGGAAGTGAGACGGAGCTTGAAGAAATTCGAGATCACGACATTCGTGTCAACGAACCACTAACATTTGAAGGGATTTCTCTCTATCAGGTTGATTATCGTTTAAATGAGCTCTCAAGCTTTACTTTTACGCTCGAAAATGAAGATGTCGCACCTGAGATTTTAGAAGAAGTAGTGTTTGAAGTGGATTTAAATGACCCACAAATGTTTTATGAGTTTGATAATGGCTATCAAGTAGAGATTATTGAGTATTTCCCTAACTTTATTATCGATGACAATAGAGAACCAACTACGCTTAACCGTATTCCTGACAATCCTCGAATTATTTTTGAGGTATTCCCACCTGGCGTCGATCCGTTAGATGAGAATTCAGAGGGAGAGATTAGTTTAATAGGTCTTCAAGTCAATGAAGAGCTAAATGGTGAAAACGATCATACAATTCGAATGGCTGATTTTGAATTAGTAGACGTCACCGGGTTAACGGTTCGACGTGACCATACCCTTCCAGTATTAATTGCTGGGGGAGCAATTTTTATGGTTGGACTTATCCAAGGGTCTTATTGGCATCACAGACGTATATGGGTGCAACGTAAAAACGGTAAAGTCATGATCGCTGGTCACGCCAATAAGAACTGGCATGCACTAAAGAATGATATTTCTTTCCTTTCCGAAAAAACTGGATTACCAGATGTCGTTGATCAATCGGAAGAAAAGGAAGCCCACGACAATAAAGAAGAGGTGAATGATCAGCATGGTCCAACTAAGTAGTACACTATTATATGTAGCATTTGGTCTTTACTTAGCGGCAACGATCTTTTTTGCCGTATCTATTACGGGAAAAAAGTTTAAAAACCGTCAAGGTCAAGAAAAGAACATAGCCGGTTTATTAGGCTACATTACTGCCTTACTAGGGCTTATTTCTGCAGTATCGTATTTTATTATAAGGTGGATCGCTGTAGGGTATGCCCCAGTTAGTAATATGTTTGAATATACAACGGCATTAGCCATTGCAATGTCTTTAGCGTTTGTTATTATTTACCCAATTTATAAAGCAAATTCGTTAGGTTTAATTACAATGCCTATTGTGATGCTTATTATTGCGTATGGATCTATGTTCCCACGAGACGTGCAACCGCTTATTCCGGCTCTTCAATCTGATTGGCTTGCTATTCACGTTATTACAACAGCAATTGGGCAAGGGATTCTTTCAATTGGATTTGCTGGAGGATTGCTGTACCTGATTATTGTCACTGACTTTAAGAAATTGACGAAAAAAGTGATTGGGGTAGAGTTTATCCTCTTTGCATGTATCGGAGCTTTAGCCTACGTCCTTTTAGGTATTGGCTTTGGAGCGGCCGACTACGAGGCGAAGTTCGCATATGTGAACGAGTTAGAGCAAGAAGATACGATGACGTATCCGATGCCGCCGCTTGTCGGACCTTACGAAGGGGAGCTTATTTCCGAGCAGGGAATGAACCCATTATTTAATGCGCCGGCGGTCATTCGTAGTAACGATTTAAACACGGTTCTCTGGTCTATTATAGGAGGGATCATTTTATACGCAGCACTAAGGCTTATCTTCAGAAAGCCTGTTGGTGGACTTATTCAGCCAGCTGTGCGAAATGTGAAGCCAAACACAGTGGATGAAATTAGCTATCGAGCAATTGCAATTGGATTCCCGGTATTCACGTTAGGTGGACTTATTTTTGCCATGATTTGGGCGCAAATTGCATGGACGCGCTTCTGGGGATGGGATCCAAAAGAAGTATGGGCACTTATCACCTTCTTATTCTATGCCGTTTACCTTCACTTACGACTCTCGCGAGGCTGGCAGGGTGAAAAGAGTGCGTGGCTATGTGTAATCGGTTTTGCACTCATCATGTTTAACTTAATATTTGTCAATCTTGTAATAGCAGGACTTCACTCTTATGCAGCAATGTTTTAAGGGGGAGACAGGTCTTCTATTACTCCATGTATAAACTCTTTTCAGATAGGGAATATACGTGAAGAGAGAAGACAGGAATAAGCCCGCATTTACGCTGTAGATGGCGGGCTTACACCTTTTTATACGACTTGATCTATTTACTTGGAGGGATACTCATGACACCTAAAACAAAAATATTAGTTGTAGATGATGAAGAAAGAATTCGTCGTCTCTTGCGTATGTATTTAGAAAAAGAAAATTATGCTGTTGAAGATGCAGAAAACGGGGAAATCGCACTATCCTTAGCACTAAAAAATGAGTACGATTTAATCGTGCTCGACTTAATGATGCCAGGCATGGACGGGATCGAAGTGTGTGAAGAGATTAGAAAGCAAAAAGCGACTCCAATTATTATGCTTACTGCGAAAGGAGAAGAAGCCAACCGAGTTCAAGGCTTTGAAGCAGGAACTGATGACTATATCGTAAAACCTTTTAGCCCTCGTGAAGTGGTTCTTCGTGTGAAAGCGCTTCTACGAAGGTCCTCGTCGACGAAGTTTTTACAAACCGAGACAAAAACAAAAGAGCTATATTCGTTCCCACATTTAACAATTGATGATGAGGCACATAAAGTTACAGTTAACGACCAGTTAATTAATTTAACACCTAAAGAGTACGAACTTCTCTTATATTTTGCTCAGGCCCCAGATAAAGTCTTTGCGCGTGAAACGTTATTAAAAGAAGTGTGGAACTATGAATTTTTTGGTGACTTACGCACAGTTGATACTCACGTCAAAAGACTTCGTGAAAAGCTCAGTCAAGTAGAACCACATGCTTCCGAAATGATTAAAACCGTTTGGGGAGTTGGCTATAAATTTGAGGTCGACGAGAGCTAATGATGTTTTGGAGAAGCGTAGTAGGAAAGCTATGGTTTACGATTTTGCTACTCGTGTCAGTCGTACTGCTAGTATTAACGTTTTTACTCCTACAGTCCTTTGAGCAGTTTCATACAGAGCATGCGGAGCAGGAACTCCTCAACCATGCTAACTTAATGGCCTCCTTTTTAGCGGATGAGGAGATGGATGAAGCAGCATTCCAGATGAGTCAGACAATAGCAGAGACGTATGGCGCTAAATCTGTCATTGTTTTTGAAGATGAAGAATTTTGGTATACATCTCATGAGGATATCGAGGAGATTCCACTATCTTTCTTTATCGAAAATCCGGAGCTCTCGCAGGTGCTCACAACTCGTGAGTCCGCGGTTACTCAAGGAGATTACACCGTTACTTCTCGAGATGAACATGATGAAGTTATGATAGTAGGCGTTCCTGTCGATTTTACGAGTGGGGAAGAGGGAGCTATCTATTTGTATCAGCCTTTAACGGTTGTAGAAGAAGCATCTAATCAAACAAAGCAAATCATTTATGTTTCTGCTGGAGTAGCGATTATCTTAACAACGATTTTTGCCTTTTTCTTAACAACACGAATTACAGCGCCACTTAGACGCATGCGTAAAGCTTCTCTAGAGGTTGCTAAGGGTAATTTTGATGCGAAGGTACCTATTCAAACGAAGGATGAGATTGGACTATTAGCAATCGCATTCAACCGAATGGCACGTACGCTTCATACAAACCTACATGCGTTAAGTCAGGAAAAAGAGCAGCTATCGAGAATTTTAAGCTCTATGGCCGACGGTGTTATTACGTTAGATCGTAATGGGAAGGTTATGGTCACAAATCCTCCTGCGCGGGAGTTTATTGACGCCTGGAGATATGATTCTAAAGCGCCTCATGGGGAATATCCAAGTGTCTTACATGATTTATATTGTAAGGTCGTTCAAAACGAACGGGAAGAGGTGGCAGAAGTAATGATTCAGGGTAGAAGCTGGGTTATTTTAATGACTCCACTTTATGATAATCATGACGTACGTGGAGCTGTTGCAGTTGTACGCGATATGACCGAGGAGAGACAGCACGATAAACTACGCAAGGATTTCATTGCAAACGTGTCTCACGAGCTACGTACACCTATTTCTATGCTCCAAGGCTACAGTGAAGCCATTGTAGACGATATCGCCTCAAGCGATGATGAGAAAAAAGAGTTTGCTCAAATCATTCACGACGAGTCCCTTCGTATCGGAAGGTTAGTAAATGAATTTTTAGACCTTGCCAGAATGGAAGCAGGCTATATTCGGTTAGAAAAAGAGCCTATTGACGTAGAAGCTTTCGTAACAAAAATTAAGCGAAAGTTTCAGGTAGTGGCGAAAGAACAACAAATTGAATTGCAGGCCTATTCCCAGCATTTACCGAAACCGTTGATTGCAGATAGTGATCGCCTCGAGCAAGTTGTTACAAATTTAATCGATAATGCTATTAGACATACGTATAATAACGGCAAAGTTTATTTTCACATTGAAGGTACGGATAAAAATGTGATTATAGAAGTAGTTGACACTGGAGTAGGGATTCCAGAAGCAGATCTACCTTTTGTGTTTGAACGTTTTTATAAGACGGACAAAGCGCGTACGAGGGGAAATGCAGGTACAGGTCTTGGGCTTGCTATCGTAAAAAATTTAGTAGAGGCCCATCACGGTAAAGTGGCAGTCAGAAGTAAAATGAACGAAGGCACGACATTTACGGTAACATTACCTTACGAGACGGA
This window contains:
- a CDS encoding nucleoside recognition domain-containing protein, giving the protein MINVIWIVMILIGVGYAGLTGTMENVNAAIMTSSKDAVSLCIAFIGILAFWLGIMNIAERAGLIHMIGGILRPLLVRIFPDIPPKHPALGYIVSNISANMLGLGNAATPMGIKAMQSLKELGGNSDEATPSMVTLLAINTASITLIPTTVIAIRSEYGAANPTDIILATILATTVSTTAALTIDRFFRWKRGIV
- a CDS encoding spore maturation protein, with the translated sequence MSAAWLIPLIVSGILLLALKKRLPAYELFVEGAKEGVDLSFRLIPFIVGMSVAIAVLRESGALFAFGSMLSPILSFIGVPEEVVPLALMRPISGSGALAITADLNKTYGPDSFIATVASVMQGSTDTTLYVLTVYFGAVGIKKMGHALKVGLLADLSGMIAAIIIVSYLFT
- a CDS encoding pseudouridine synthase, yielding MERVQKVIANAGIASRRKAEELITKGRVSVNGVQITELGTKVDPMQDEVSVDGVPIHKEEPVYYLLYKPTGVISSVSDDKNRKVVTDFLPTESRIYPIGRLDYDTSGLILLTNDGDFANILMHPKYRINKTYVAKVEGVPEREDLKKLQHGIKLDDRKTSPAKVKIVKQDRTKGTAILEITIHEGRNRQVRRMLEAIGHPVIKLKREQYGFLTLHGLNAGEYRELKPHEVKKLRELAVT
- the resA gene encoding thiol-disulfide oxidoreductase ResA; its protein translation is MKKRRLWIRSSILFVMVLAIGYTFYNHFSEDRGLVDAGDFAPNFVLEDLDGNRLELSDLQGQGVYVNFWATYCTYCRDKMGYLQEVHDEYAEKGVQIVNINVDETTLQVERHKQRYGLDYPLYIDRNMLVGNAYGVAVLPSVFLIDETGEVVEHEVGGKTREHVLASLDDLVPSSN
- the resB gene encoding cytochrome c biogenesis protein ResB, which translates into the protein MEKVKCECGHVNPYGTYLCGSCGKPLIDEGKLANMRYEGVARRSQTYKKSIVDKVWNFFSSVKVGIWIIVLLLVTSSFGTLFPQEMYIPPGEDPTVYYSQEYGVAGQIYYQLGFHNLYSSWWYMLLIAALGVSLVIASLDRAVPLYKALKKQRVTRHEAFLKKQRVFGEAEASVSQDDQFEQAKQILKDKRYKLKEENGNLLAEKGRFSRWGPYVNHVGLIIFLIGGMLRFFPGMYLDDYIWVREGETEVIRGTDGEYFLRNNEFFIELYDEEDEMFADAIARQGSPVVQTFQTSATLLKRSNEGALGSETELEEIRDHDIRVNEPLTFEGISLYQVDYRLNELSSFTFTLENEDVAPEILEEVVFEVDLNDPQMFYEFDNGYQVEIIEYFPNFIIDDNREPTTLNRIPDNPRIIFEVFPPGVDPLDENSEGEISLIGLQVNEELNGENDHTIRMADFELVDVTGLTVRRDHTLPVLIAGGAIFMVGLIQGSYWHHRRIWVQRKNGKVMIAGHANKNWHALKNDISFLSEKTGLPDVVDQSEEKEAHDNKEEVNDQHGPTK
- the ccsB gene encoding c-type cytochrome biogenesis protein CcsB codes for the protein MVQLSSTLLYVAFGLYLAATIFFAVSITGKKFKNRQGQEKNIAGLLGYITALLGLISAVSYFIIRWIAVGYAPVSNMFEYTTALAIAMSLAFVIIYPIYKANSLGLITMPIVMLIIAYGSMFPRDVQPLIPALQSDWLAIHVITTAIGQGILSIGFAGGLLYLIIVTDFKKLTKKVIGVEFILFACIGALAYVLLGIGFGAADYEAKFAYVNELEQEDTMTYPMPPLVGPYEGELISEQGMNPLFNAPAVIRSNDLNTVLWSIIGGIILYAALRLIFRKPVGGLIQPAVRNVKPNTVDEISYRAIAIGFPVFTLGGLIFAMIWAQIAWTRFWGWDPKEVWALITFLFYAVYLHLRLSRGWQGEKSAWLCVIGFALIMFNLIFVNLVIAGLHSYAAMF
- a CDS encoding response regulator transcription factor gives rise to the protein MTPKTKILVVDDEERIRRLLRMYLEKENYAVEDAENGEIALSLALKNEYDLIVLDLMMPGMDGIEVCEEIRKQKATPIIMLTAKGEEANRVQGFEAGTDDYIVKPFSPREVVLRVKALLRRSSSTKFLQTETKTKELYSFPHLTIDDEAHKVTVNDQLINLTPKEYELLLYFAQAPDKVFARETLLKEVWNYEFFGDLRTVDTHVKRLREKLSQVEPHASEMIKTVWGVGYKFEVDES
- a CDS encoding ATP-binding protein; the encoded protein is MMFWRSVVGKLWFTILLLVSVVLLVLTFLLLQSFEQFHTEHAEQELLNHANLMASFLADEEMDEAAFQMSQTIAETYGAKSVIVFEDEEFWYTSHEDIEEIPLSFFIENPELSQVLTTRESAVTQGDYTVTSRDEHDEVMIVGVPVDFTSGEEGAIYLYQPLTVVEEASNQTKQIIYVSAGVAIILTTIFAFFLTTRITAPLRRMRKASLEVAKGNFDAKVPIQTKDEIGLLAIAFNRMARTLHTNLHALSQEKEQLSRILSSMADGVITLDRNGKVMVTNPPAREFIDAWRYDSKAPHGEYPSVLHDLYCKVVQNEREEVAEVMIQGRSWVILMTPLYDNHDVRGAVAVVRDMTEERQHDKLRKDFIANVSHELRTPISMLQGYSEAIVDDIASSDDEKKEFAQIIHDESLRIGRLVNEFLDLARMEAGYIRLEKEPIDVEAFVTKIKRKFQVVAKEQQIELQAYSQHLPKPLIADSDRLEQVVTNLIDNAIRHTYNNGKVYFHIEGTDKNVIIEVVDTGVGIPEADLPFVFERFYKTDKARTRGNAGTGLGLAIVKNLVEAHHGKVAVRSKMNEGTTFTVTLPYETERGLSE